From a region of the Thermomicrobium roseum DSM 5159 genome:
- a CDS encoding hydantoinase/oxoprolinase N-terminal domain-containing protein — MARLGIDVGGTNTDAVLLDRSEVLAWAKEPTTPDVSTGILRVVRDVLAQARIAPDEIRAVMLGTTHFTNAVVQRQELARIAVLRLGLPATASIPPLEDWPDDLRDAVAGFIALLPGGHQFDGREISPLDHSALNQVCERIAELGISSAAVTAVFSPATSAHEDAVADLLASRVPGLRITRSREIGRLGLLERENAAALNACLVPLAERTIRAFQDALAELGLTAPLYLSQNDGTLMTADFATRYPVLTFASGPTNSMRGAAVLSGLRDAIVLDVGGTTTDGGALVNGFPREASFAVTIGGVRTNFRMPDVVSIGLGGGSLVAPDGRSVGPRSVGFRLMQEARIFGGNTLTASDIAVAAGRARFGDPTRVADLSPVVVQRALTIIDQRLAELVDSLKTSAGPVPVIVVGGGSVLVPGQLEGASEVIRPPYAAVANAIGAAIAQVSGEVDRIVSLEGQTRESALAAARADACRAAIAAGADPATVSVVEVEEVPIAYLPSNAVRIRIKAVGDLRGG, encoded by the coding sequence GTGGCGCGATTGGGCATCGACGTCGGTGGCACGAATACCGACGCGGTCCTTTTGGACCGCAGTGAGGTCCTCGCCTGGGCCAAGGAACCGACGACACCGGACGTGAGCACCGGCATCTTGCGCGTGGTACGCGATGTCCTGGCGCAGGCTCGGATCGCCCCGGACGAGATCCGCGCCGTGATGCTCGGGACAACCCACTTCACCAATGCCGTCGTGCAGCGGCAGGAACTCGCCCGCATCGCCGTGCTCCGCCTCGGTCTTCCAGCGACCGCATCCATCCCACCACTCGAGGATTGGCCCGATGATCTCCGCGATGCCGTCGCGGGATTCATCGCGCTCCTTCCCGGCGGACACCAGTTCGATGGCCGCGAGATCAGTCCGCTGGATCACTCGGCACTGAACCAGGTCTGCGAACGGATCGCCGAACTGGGAATCAGTTCCGCGGCGGTCACCGCCGTCTTCTCGCCAGCAACATCTGCCCACGAGGATGCGGTGGCCGACTTGCTCGCCAGCCGAGTGCCAGGACTCCGCATCACCCGCTCCCGCGAGATCGGGCGCCTCGGACTTCTCGAACGCGAGAATGCCGCTGCCCTCAATGCCTGCCTGGTGCCACTCGCCGAGCGGACGATCCGGGCGTTCCAGGACGCACTCGCCGAACTCGGGCTGACGGCACCGCTCTACCTCAGCCAGAACGATGGCACGCTCATGACAGCCGATTTCGCCACACGCTATCCTGTCCTCACCTTCGCGTCGGGACCGACCAACTCGATGCGCGGCGCGGCTGTCCTCAGCGGTCTGCGCGATGCCATCGTTCTGGACGTCGGCGGGACGACGACCGATGGTGGTGCCCTGGTCAACGGCTTCCCTCGCGAGGCATCATTCGCGGTCACGATCGGTGGCGTCCGCACCAACTTTCGCATGCCGGACGTCGTGTCGATCGGGCTGGGCGGGGGTAGTCTTGTCGCGCCGGACGGGCGGAGCGTCGGTCCGCGCAGCGTCGGCTTCCGGCTGATGCAGGAAGCCCGCATCTTCGGTGGCAACACGCTCACCGCCAGCGATATCGCGGTCGCTGCCGGACGAGCGCGCTTCGGTGATCCGACGCGCGTGGCCGATCTCTCTCCTGTGGTCGTCCAACGAGCTCTCACGATCATCGACCAGCGCCTCGCCGAACTTGTCGATAGCCTCAAGACCTCGGCCGGGCCGGTTCCCGTCATCGTCGTCGGTGGTGGAAGCGTCCTCGTACCGGGCCAACTCGAAGGAGCGAGCGAGGTGATCCGGCCACCCTACGCGGCAGTCGCCAACGCGATCGGGGCAGCGATCGCCCAGGTGAGCGGCGAAGTCGACCGGATCGTCTCGCTGGAGGGGCAGACGCGGGAGAGCGCATTGGCCGCAGCACGAGCGGACGCCTGCCGAGCAGCCATCGCCGCTGGTGCCGATCCAGCTACCGTGAGCGTGGTGGAGGTCGAAGAAGTACCCATTGCGTATCTGCCCTCGAACGCCGTCCGGATCCGCATCAAAGCAGTTGGGGATCTCCGAGGAGGCTGA
- a CDS encoding phosphoglycerate dehydrogenase → MSGREQQPTMGKDVLVLTWKYFSAREEIARFLEERGCRFVEKEIRYPVDEEQLCELVRDVDGLVVGLEPITARVLAHANRLKVISTSGVGFDNIDVAEATRRGIVVANCHGANEHSVAELAFGLMLALARGIHRSDRLMREGRWEPYFGVELWGKTLGVIGLGRAGRAVALLGRGFGMRVLAHDIVWDTTFANAHEISYVPLEKLLRESDFVSLHVPLTPDTRYLIDERALSLMKPTAFLINLARGPVVKQSALVEALRRGQIAGAGLDVFEVEPIRDNPFVEFENVVMTPHLGGSTEEARERTLYLALTNVCNVLNGRPPHHQVNTDVRIGN, encoded by the coding sequence ATGAGCGGAAGGGAACAGCAGCCGACAATGGGGAAGGATGTTCTGGTTCTGACGTGGAAGTATTTCTCGGCGCGCGAGGAGATCGCGCGTTTTCTCGAAGAGCGCGGTTGCCGTTTCGTCGAGAAGGAGATTCGCTATCCGGTCGACGAGGAGCAGCTGTGCGAGTTGGTCCGTGACGTCGACGGCTTGGTCGTGGGACTCGAGCCGATCACGGCACGCGTCCTCGCCCACGCGAACCGGCTCAAGGTGATCAGCACGAGCGGCGTCGGCTTCGACAACATCGACGTTGCCGAGGCGACCCGGCGCGGCATCGTCGTCGCCAACTGCCACGGTGCCAACGAGCATTCGGTCGCCGAACTCGCCTTCGGGCTCATGCTCGCGCTGGCGCGTGGGATCCATCGCTCGGACCGACTGATGCGCGAGGGTCGCTGGGAGCCCTATTTCGGGGTAGAGTTGTGGGGAAAGACGCTCGGCGTCATCGGTCTGGGTCGGGCTGGCCGCGCGGTCGCACTGCTCGGTCGCGGGTTCGGGATGCGCGTCCTTGCACACGATATCGTTTGGGATACCACGTTCGCCAATGCCCACGAGATCAGCTATGTCCCACTCGAGAAGCTCCTCCGCGAGTCGGACTTCGTCTCGCTCCATGTCCCGCTCACTCCGGATACCCGGTACCTGATCGACGAGCGAGCCCTCTCGCTCATGAAGCCGACCGCCTTCCTCATCAACCTGGCCCGCGGCCCGGTCGTCAAGCAATCGGCACTGGTCGAGGCTCTGCGCCGCGGTCAGATCGCTGGGGCCGGTCTGGACGTCTTCGAGGTCGAGCCGATTCGCGATAATCCGTTCGTCGAGTTCGAGAATGTCGTCATGACGCCGCACCTCGGCGGCTCGACCGAGGAGGCACGCGAGCGGACACTCTATCTCGCTTTGACGAACGTCTGCAACGTGTTGAACGGACGACCACCGCACCATCAGGTCAATACGGACGTTCGTATCGGCAACTGA
- a CDS encoding ABC transporter permease: MFGRFVLRRLLVTMPLLVGVTLVTFAVSHLIPADPLMAILPERAANDPQTVQMYRERWGLDRSLPEQYLFYLRNLLRGDLGESYTSRRPVMQDLRERFPATVELALAAMLYAVTLGLTLGVLSAIWYERWIDHVARLVALVGVSLPVFWLGLLALQLFYANLRLLPGPGRIDPRLTAPPFRTGFYTIDSLLAGDWSLFLNVLSHLVLPGMVLGSYAMGIIARMTRSALLDVLGADYIRTARAKGLAERRVILVHALRNALIPTVTVIGLTFGSLLAGAVLTETIFAWPGIGRYAVDAAMKLDLPAVLGVTLLIAVVYVVVNFLTDVLYGMLDPRIRVS; this comes from the coding sequence ATGTTCGGCCGTTTCGTCCTGCGGCGCCTGCTCGTCACGATGCCGCTCCTCGTCGGGGTGACTCTGGTCACCTTCGCGGTCTCCCACCTGATCCCCGCCGATCCGCTCATGGCGATCCTGCCGGAGCGCGCCGCCAACGATCCGCAGACGGTGCAGATGTACCGGGAGCGATGGGGGCTCGACCGCTCGCTCCCGGAGCAGTATCTCTTCTACCTGCGCAATCTCCTGCGCGGCGATCTCGGCGAGTCGTACACCTCGCGTCGTCCCGTCATGCAGGACCTGCGCGAGCGCTTTCCCGCGACGGTCGAACTGGCGCTGGCCGCGATGCTCTACGCCGTCACGCTCGGGCTGACCTTGGGGGTGCTCTCGGCTATCTGGTACGAGCGCTGGATCGACCACGTGGCCAGGCTCGTCGCCTTGGTCGGAGTCTCCCTGCCGGTCTTCTGGCTAGGACTCTTGGCTCTGCAACTCTTTTACGCCAATCTTCGCTTGTTACCGGGTCCGGGACGGATCGATCCGCGCCTCACCGCTCCGCCCTTCCGAACCGGCTTCTACACCATCGATAGCCTCTTGGCTGGTGATTGGTCCCTCTTTCTCAACGTGCTCTCCCATCTCGTGCTTCCCGGCATGGTGCTGGGCAGTTATGCGATGGGCATCATCGCGCGGATGACCCGGTCGGCGCTTCTCGATGTGCTCGGTGCTGATTACATCCGCACTGCCCGCGCCAAGGGATTAGCCGAACGGCGGGTCATTCTCGTCCACGCATTGCGTAACGCGCTCATCCCAACCGTCACGGTGATCGGACTGACCTTCGGGAGTTTGCTCGCTGGTGCCGTGCTGACCGAGACCATCTTCGCCTGGCCCGGCATCGGCCGCTACGCGGTCGATGCCGCGATGAAACTCGATCTTCCGGCCGTCCTGGGCGTGACGTTGCTCATCGCCGTGGTCTACGTCGTCGTCAACTTCCTGACCGATGTGCTCTACGGCATGCTCGATCCGCGGATCCGCGTCAGTTGA
- a CDS encoding DUF5808 domain-containing protein, with translation MRKRCTLRGLARWLVWGLIGAAVYDQLRRPPQERTWTGRIGPIPYDFRPPSLERMRASFWNPEDARLFTPMPWGIGWTVNLAVLGEQLRTALERLRTRVRRAASRG, from the coding sequence ATGCGGAAACGGTGCACACTGCGTGGACTCGCGCGATGGCTCGTTTGGGGGTTGATCGGCGCTGCCGTCTATGACCAGCTGCGCCGCCCACCCCAGGAACGGACCTGGACGGGCCGGATCGGGCCGATCCCCTACGACTTCCGGCCTCCCTCGCTGGAACGGATGCGCGCGAGCTTCTGGAACCCCGAGGACGCGCGCCTATTCACCCCGATGCCCTGGGGCATCGGCTGGACGGTGAACCTCGCTGTCCTGGGCGAGCAGCTTCGTACAGCACTCGAGCGACTGCGAACTCGAGTCAGGCGCGCCGCGTCCCGAGGATGA
- a CDS encoding ABC transporter permease yields the protein MVTTARPAERLGTSRSWSDRPGLRILRALLRRPSAAVGLVILLFWIIVAFTVTFVIPFDPLVTDVSARLQPPSAAYWFGTDDLGRDIFRRTLYGARISLPAGFLTVAGALLIGSVIGAVAGYAGGWVDVILMRIADMVLAFPSIVLAMAIAAALGPGLKNALIAIVVVLWPEYARLMRAQVLAIKTQEFVTAAESLGVSRLRLLLVHILPNTQAPLVVKATLDVGAAIVLTAGLSFIGLGAVPPAPEWGAMIREGQRRFSQWWMATFPGLAIFSVVMALNFLGDGLRDALDPRRRGR from the coding sequence ATGGTGACGACCGCCCGACCAGCCGAGCGCTTGGGAACGTCCCGCAGCTGGTCGGACCGACCTGGTTTGCGCATCCTCCGGGCGCTGCTGCGGCGCCCTAGTGCCGCGGTGGGGTTGGTGATCTTGCTCTTCTGGATCATCGTCGCATTCACCGTCACGTTCGTGATTCCCTTCGACCCACTGGTGACCGATGTCAGTGCCCGTCTCCAACCACCCAGCGCCGCATACTGGTTCGGCACCGATGACCTCGGACGAGACATCTTCCGGCGAACGCTCTACGGGGCACGGATCTCGCTCCCGGCTGGTTTCCTCACGGTCGCTGGTGCCTTGCTGATCGGCTCGGTCATCGGCGCGGTCGCCGGCTATGCCGGGGGCTGGGTCGACGTCATCCTCATGCGCATTGCAGACATGGTCCTGGCATTCCCTTCCATCGTGCTGGCGATGGCGATCGCCGCAGCGCTCGGACCAGGACTCAAGAACGCGCTCATCGCGATCGTCGTCGTCCTCTGGCCGGAATACGCACGCTTGATGCGCGCGCAGGTGCTCGCCATCAAGACACAGGAGTTCGTCACCGCAGCTGAGTCGCTCGGGGTCAGCCGACTCCGTCTCCTGCTCGTCCACATCTTGCCCAATACCCAAGCACCACTCGTGGTCAAGGCCACGCTCGACGTCGGCGCAGCCATCGTGCTCACCGCAGGGCTCTCCTTCATCGGACTCGGCGCCGTTCCTCCCGCGCCCGAGTGGGGTGCGATGATCCGGGAGGGACAGCGCCGCTTCAGCCAATGGTGGATGGCGACTTTCCCCGGCTTGGCGATCTTCAGCGTCGTCATGGCGCTCAACTTCCTCGGTGATGGCCTGCGCGACGCACTCGATCCGCGGCGGCGCGGCCGGTAA
- a CDS encoding VOC family protein, whose amino-acid sequence MSDFVLPASTWLGPVTLRVADAELVSRFYAGMLGYAVQPLSDRLLAVLPPDSSIPHFLLEWDPAAPPRPERAPGLYHAAVLLPARVELARILRHLVEYRWPLAGASDHGVSEALYLSDPEGNGLEIYADRPREQWPRSPREVVAMTTVPLDVRDLLRELEASPDSWRHMPATARIGHVHLQVSSLELAERFYVELLGFEVTQRSYPGALFVAAGGYHHHLGLNIWHSRRADPAPPGCRGLVRFAVVVPERAAWETVLERLQRAHRPIERGLQGPLGEGARTRDYDDLEVELWTPA is encoded by the coding sequence GTGTCGGATTTCGTTTTGCCAGCGAGCACCTGGCTCGGACCGGTGACGTTACGTGTCGCCGACGCGGAACTCGTCAGTCGTTTCTATGCTGGCATGCTCGGCTATGCTGTCCAGCCCCTGAGCGATCGCCTGTTGGCTGTTCTGCCGCCTGATTCCTCGATACCGCATTTCCTCCTCGAATGGGATCCGGCGGCTCCACCCCGACCGGAGCGTGCTCCTGGTCTCTACCACGCAGCGGTCCTCTTGCCTGCCCGTGTGGAGTTGGCTCGCATTCTCCGGCATCTCGTCGAATATCGCTGGCCACTGGCTGGCGCGTCCGATCATGGTGTGAGCGAGGCCCTCTACCTCTCCGATCCTGAAGGGAATGGGCTGGAGATCTATGCTGATCGGCCGCGCGAACAGTGGCCGCGCTCGCCGCGCGAGGTCGTGGCCATGACGACCGTGCCCTTGGACGTGCGCGACCTCCTGCGCGAGCTCGAGGCGAGTCCGGATTCCTGGCGACACATGCCAGCGACGGCCCGGATCGGGCATGTGCACCTCCAGGTTTCCAGCCTCGAACTGGCCGAGCGCTTCTACGTCGAGCTGCTCGGGTTCGAGGTTACCCAGCGCTCCTACCCCGGGGCGCTCTTCGTCGCTGCCGGCGGCTATCACCATCATCTTGGCCTCAACATCTGGCACAGCCGTCGCGCTGATCCCGCACCGCCAGGATGCCGTGGCCTCGTTCGCTTCGCGGTCGTCGTGCCGGAGCGTGCCGCCTGGGAAACGGTGCTCGAACGCTTGCAGCGAGCCCACCGCCCGATCGAGCGTGGCTTGCAAGGTCCACTCGGCGAGGGAGCCCGCACGCGCGACTACGACGATCTGGAAGTCGAGCTCTGGACGCCGGCCTGA
- a CDS encoding DUF917 domain-containing protein, translated as MWELDEEKLEAITIGAGILGTGGGGNPYYGKLYVRRLLREGRRVTIVSPEDVPDDALVVSVGGMGAPTIGIERIHRGDEPLAALRALEAHLGRRATHLVPGEIGGANALRPMAVAALADLPVVDGDGMGRAFPELQMDTFAIYGVPATPAALADIFHNLVVFPWLQDAVTLERYARAVTVQMGGAAGFAFPAMSGADLRRTVIPYTVTLALRLGEAVLRARREHHDPIAAALAVTGGCVLFRGKVIDVERRLAAGFARGVVRLEGLAEDRGSELRIDFQNENLIARRDGEVLAVVPDLICLVDQETAEPVTTEVVRYGLRVVVLGIPAPTLLRTPEALAVVGPQAFGYRDVVYRPLPGLYGGDRIAAERRADALRKPR; from the coding sequence ATGTGGGAGTTGGACGAGGAGAAGCTGGAGGCCATCACCATCGGGGCAGGCATCTTAGGTACCGGCGGAGGCGGCAATCCCTATTACGGCAAGCTCTATGTCCGGCGCTTGCTGCGGGAAGGACGACGCGTCACCATCGTTTCTCCCGAAGACGTTCCAGACGATGCCTTGGTCGTCTCGGTCGGGGGAATGGGTGCACCGACGATCGGCATCGAGCGGATCCATCGCGGCGACGAACCACTGGCAGCCTTGCGCGCGCTGGAGGCGCACCTCGGCCGGCGCGCGACCCATCTCGTTCCGGGGGAGATCGGGGGAGCGAACGCGCTCCGGCCGATGGCCGTCGCGGCCCTCGCTGATCTGCCAGTGGTGGACGGTGACGGGATGGGACGCGCCTTCCCGGAACTCCAGATGGATACCTTCGCGATTTACGGAGTCCCCGCGACACCGGCGGCCTTGGCCGATATCTTTCACAACCTCGTCGTCTTTCCCTGGCTGCAGGACGCCGTGACGCTGGAACGCTACGCTCGGGCCGTCACCGTTCAGATGGGCGGGGCAGCCGGCTTCGCCTTTCCCGCCATGAGCGGGGCGGACCTGCGCCGGACCGTGATTCCCTACACGGTGACGTTGGCCCTTCGACTCGGGGAGGCAGTGCTCCGAGCCCGCCGCGAGCACCATGACCCGATCGCCGCAGCGCTCGCGGTCACCGGTGGGTGCGTCCTCTTCCGCGGCAAGGTGATCGACGTGGAGCGCCGGTTAGCCGCCGGGTTCGCCCGGGGGGTCGTTCGGCTCGAGGGGCTCGCCGAGGACCGTGGGAGCGAACTCCGCATCGATTTCCAGAACGAGAACTTGATCGCTCGCCGCGACGGTGAAGTCCTCGCGGTCGTCCCGGACCTCATCTGTCTCGTCGATCAGGAGACAGCCGAACCAGTCACGACCGAGGTGGTTCGCTACGGCCTGCGCGTCGTGGTCCTCGGTATCCCAGCACCAACACTGCTGCGGACACCGGAGGCACTCGCGGTGGTCGGGCCACAGGCCTTCGGCTATCGCGACGTCGTGTACCGTCCGTTACCGGGCCTCTACGGGGGAGACCGCATCGCGGCCGAGCGACGCGCTGATGCGCTCAGGAAACCGCGTTGA
- a CDS encoding M42 family metallopeptidase: protein MLRDEQKSFLLRLLEAPSPSGFEEAAARIWREEASCFADDVWVDHNGNSYARLRADTPTVLIEGHIDEIGLMVTHIDDQGFLWFRAIGGWDDQILTGQRVRILTRQGPILGVIGRKPAHLLSEEEKGRASRIKDLWIDIGARDGNEAREVVRVGDPIVIEQPPIELRNGRLVARGLDNRMGAFIALEALRALAAERPPLDVVALAATQEEISFLGARAAAFRLEPIVAIVIDVTHATDHPDADKRGGGDVRIGGGPVLDRGSMVHPLVFERLLAAAEAEGITVTLSAAPTRTGTDADAIAPARAGIPCGLVSVPNRYMHSPNELVSLDDLDAAIRLIARFVRDLGSSPDFRRQ from the coding sequence ATGCTGCGCGACGAGCAGAAATCGTTCTTGCTGCGGTTGCTGGAGGCCCCCAGCCCCTCCGGTTTCGAGGAAGCGGCAGCGCGCATCTGGCGCGAGGAAGCCAGCTGCTTCGCCGATGACGTCTGGGTCGATCACAACGGCAACAGCTACGCCCGCTTGAGGGCGGACACCCCGACCGTCCTCATCGAAGGCCATATCGACGAGATCGGACTCATGGTCACCCACATCGACGACCAGGGATTCCTCTGGTTCCGCGCCATCGGCGGCTGGGATGACCAGATCTTGACCGGGCAACGAGTCCGCATCCTCACCAGACAAGGCCCGATCCTCGGCGTCATCGGGCGCAAACCAGCGCACCTGCTGTCGGAGGAAGAAAAGGGGCGTGCAAGCCGAATCAAGGATCTGTGGATCGATATCGGTGCGCGCGATGGCAACGAGGCACGAGAAGTCGTCCGGGTCGGTGACCCGATCGTCATCGAGCAACCGCCCATCGAATTGCGGAACGGCCGGCTGGTGGCGCGTGGGCTGGACAACCGGATGGGTGCCTTCATCGCGCTGGAGGCGCTGCGGGCGCTCGCCGCTGAGCGCCCGCCCCTGGATGTCGTTGCGCTCGCTGCGACGCAGGAAGAGATCAGCTTCCTCGGTGCGCGGGCAGCCGCCTTTAGGCTGGAACCGATCGTGGCGATCGTCATCGACGTGACGCACGCGACCGATCATCCGGATGCCGACAAGCGGGGCGGCGGCGACGTCCGTATCGGCGGGGGTCCCGTCCTGGACCGCGGCTCGATGGTTCATCCACTCGTCTTCGAGCGCTTGTTGGCGGCAGCCGAAGCGGAAGGGATCACAGTCACGCTCTCCGCTGCTCCGACCCGGACCGGGACCGATGCGGATGCCATCGCGCCGGCGCGGGCCGGTATTCCTTGCGGGCTCGTCTCGGTTCCCAACCGCTACATGCACTCGCCGAACGAGTTAGTGAGCCTGGACGACCTCGACGCCGCGATCCGCCTCATCGCTCGCTTCGTCCGGGACCTCGGATCGAGCCCAGATTTCCGCCGGCAGTGA
- a CDS encoding DUF951 domain-containing protein: MTLDIRVDDVVRLRKPHPCGATDWVVVRVGADIGLRCLGCGRRIMLPRHEFRRRLKAFVSRSEKPPLVLPPRPTDG, from the coding sequence ATGACGCTCGATATCCGCGTCGACGATGTCGTTCGCTTGCGGAAACCGCACCCGTGTGGGGCGACCGATTGGGTGGTCGTCCGGGTGGGAGCTGACATCGGTCTCCGCTGCCTCGGGTGTGGTCGGCGCATCATGCTCCCGCGGCACGAGTTCCGGCGACGACTCAAGGCGTTCGTTTCCCGCTCGGAGAAGCCACCGCTCGTGCTCCCGCCCCGGCCGACTGATGGGTAG
- a CDS encoding YggT family protein, whose amino-acid sequence MTLVLNVLLTFLSVMQFAIIARAILSWFDPGARWPISQILLQITEPIIAPIRRVMPRTGFIDFSPLVALLLIYLLRMMLVNAVS is encoded by the coding sequence GTGACGCTGGTTCTGAACGTGCTCCTCACATTCCTCTCTGTCATGCAGTTCGCCATCATCGCTCGGGCGATCCTCTCCTGGTTCGATCCAGGAGCTCGCTGGCCGATCTCCCAGATCCTGCTCCAGATCACCGAGCCGATCATCGCACCGATCCGCCGCGTCATGCCCCGCACCGGCTTCATCGATTTCTCGCCGCTCGTCGCCCTGTTGCTGATCTATCTCTTGCGCATGATGCTCGTCAACGCGGTTTCCTGA
- a CDS encoding MFS transporter, producing the protein MGSIETIEPRPEELTARPGVLLRQRPFLVLWLVQTLSQTSQNAVNFALLVLVQGVIERAGSALPANTAVGLAVLSFSVPAVLVSPLSGVAADRFDRRTLLIVTNLLRALAVVGLLFVEARWSPLAALSVIYLLAFALGTVGQFFGPALWSLLPGVVPAGQLVRANALFNLTFTVSQLAGFAVVGPLVIKLVGVRAVLAATILFFVLSAVLSVALPRTHGHKVSRAIGFLALLAGVWRDMVEGVRLSAGRRLLRKAIAYLAVATATYLVIAALGPGYVTRVLGLAKEDIAYLVIPAGLGVVLGTLVVDVVTRRVSAERTADLALLIGGLLLAALAVVPDLFPEQAMALAAAIVLAALLGLADGLVRAPAQALLQSEAPEYARGRVLAVFFTVSNSVAFLPVFGAGALADLFGITAILLGTGVVLMIAALWQLILGTRRA; encoded by the coding sequence ATGGGTAGCATCGAGACGATCGAACCACGACCGGAAGAGCTGACGGCCCGGCCGGGAGTGTTGCTCCGGCAGCGACCATTCCTCGTTCTCTGGCTCGTCCAGACGCTCTCCCAGACGTCCCAGAACGCGGTCAACTTCGCGTTACTCGTGCTCGTCCAGGGCGTGATCGAGCGTGCAGGCTCGGCTCTGCCGGCGAATACCGCCGTTGGCTTGGCAGTGCTCAGTTTTTCGGTACCGGCGGTGCTCGTCAGCCCTTTGTCCGGCGTTGCCGCTGATCGGTTCGATCGTCGGACGCTCTTGATCGTGACCAATCTCCTGCGCGCGCTCGCGGTGGTTGGGCTGCTCTTCGTCGAAGCGCGCTGGAGCCCGCTCGCCGCGCTCTCCGTGATCTACCTCCTGGCCTTCGCCTTGGGGACAGTGGGGCAGTTTTTCGGTCCTGCGCTCTGGTCGCTCTTGCCGGGTGTCGTTCCCGCTGGGCAGCTGGTGCGTGCCAATGCCCTGTTCAATCTCACCTTCACCGTGTCCCAACTCGCTGGATTTGCGGTGGTTGGCCCGCTGGTCATCAAGCTCGTCGGCGTCCGAGCAGTGCTCGCGGCGACGATTCTGTTCTTCGTGCTGAGCGCGGTCCTCAGCGTCGCGCTGCCGCGCACGCATGGTCACAAGGTCAGTCGTGCGATCGGCTTCCTGGCGCTGCTCGCGGGCGTCTGGCGTGACATGGTCGAGGGAGTGCGCCTTTCGGCGGGGCGTCGCCTGCTGCGCAAGGCGATCGCCTACCTCGCGGTCGCCACCGCGACCTATCTCGTGATCGCGGCGCTCGGGCCGGGGTATGTGACCCGCGTCCTCGGGTTGGCCAAGGAAGACATCGCCTATCTCGTCATACCGGCTGGCCTCGGTGTCGTCCTTGGTACCCTGGTGGTCGATGTGGTGACACGCCGGGTCAGTGCCGAGCGCACAGCTGACCTCGCGCTGCTGATCGGTGGTCTGCTCCTGGCGGCGCTCGCCGTCGTGCCGGATCTCTTCCCAGAGCAGGCGATGGCGCTCGCCGCTGCCATCGTGCTCGCGGCACTGCTCGGGCTGGCCGATGGGCTGGTCCGGGCGCCGGCGCAAGCGCTCCTGCAGTCCGAGGCGCCGGAATATGCGCGTGGGCGTGTTTTGGCGGTCTTCTTCACGGTTTCGAACAGCGTCGCCTTCTTGCCAGTGTTCGGTGCTGGCGCGTTGGCTGATCTCTTCGGGATCACGGCCATCCTACTGGGGACCGGCGTGGTCCTGATGATCGCTGCACTCTGGCAGCTCATCCTCGGGACGCGGCGCGCCTGA